DNA sequence from the Ruminococcus albus 7 = DSM 20455 genome:
TGTAACGGAAGATATTTCTTATGGATACCTTGTGAAGGAATTTCATTTTGTTCCATATAAAGGGTATACGCTCCAGCAGCACCCTTTTGCCTGCCTTAGGCGCTTTCGGGCGCATAAGTTCTGCTGCTGTTTCATTAAGCTCATATCTGCAGGACAGCCACGCCGCACCCACCGAGCATATCAGCGATACCGCACCTGCCAGCAGCGCAAGTTTCCAGTCAAAGAGATATTCAACATCAAGCTCGATATACATAAGCTTATAGTTCATCCATATTACCTGCGGGAATATATACGTTCCCAGTGCATATCCCAATGACCAGCCCAGTACTGCCGCACTGCCGGCATACAGCGTGAACTTGCTCATTATCGCCCTTTCAGAATATCCCAGTGCTTTGAGAGTTCCTATCTGGGTACGTCTTTCCTCAACCATACGGCTCATGGTGGTCATACACACAAGCGCCGCCACAAGTATGAAGAATACAGGAAACACCTTTGCAAGCTTGCCCACTATGGAAGAATCGTTCTCAAAGCAGGCGTAGCCTATGTTGGTATTCCTGTCCAGAAGGAACACATCGGGCTTTTTGAGATCGCGGAGTTCCTTTTCGCCGTCTGCGATATCCTGCTCCGCCTTGGCTATCTCCTCATCAAAGGAGGTCACGCCGTCCTCATATTCAGCCTCACCGTCTTCGTACTCTTTTAGTCCTTCTTCGTATTCGGCTTTTCCGTCCTTGTATTCCTTCCTGCCTTTTTCCAGATCTTTCCTGCCCTTTTCCAGTTTCTGCACGCCGTCCTCATACTCGGCTCTGCCGCTGTCGTACTTCGCCTTGCCCCGCTGATATTCCGCCAGGGAAGCGTTGTATTTCGCATATCCCTGACTGTACTGCACCTTGCCTGCTTCCAGCTGTTTCCTGCTTTCTTCAAGTACTGCACGCTGTGCATCAAGCTCTGCCTGACCTGCCGCAATTTCTTCCTGCTTCGCCGCAAGCTCCGCCTTTGCCGCTTCTATCTGAGCAAATCCATCATCTATCTGAGCCTTTGCAGCGGCTATCTGCTCAGCCTGCTCGGGAGGGAGCATATCCAACATTTCAAGATACTCGCCGTATTCCGCCATAAACTGCGCGTACTGCTCATTCAGTGCCGCAGACTGCACTTCTGTCTCCGCAAGACCTGCCGTTATCTGTGCCGCACCCTCATCGAGTTCAGCCTGTGCCTTTGCAAGTTCTGCTTCGCCGTCTTTGAGTTTTTTCTCATTGGTATCTATCTGCGCCTTGCTTGCTGCAAGCTGATTCCATGCATTGTCAAGCTGATATTTGCCGTTCCAAAGCTGTCTTTCACTGCTGTCGAGAGTTGACTTTGCATCGCTGAGCTTTTTCTCGTTATCCGCGATCTCCTTTTCGCCGTCAGCTATCTCTTTCTTCGCATCTTTGAGTTTTTTAGCAGCCTTATCCAGTTCGCTCTTAGCGTCATCCAGTTCAGCACGGGCATCATCAAGCTTCTGCTGACCCTCCTCACGGGCATCTTCCAGCTTTTTCCTGCCGCCTGCCAGCTCGTCCTCTGCATCTGATACTATACGGTCATACCTTTCCTCGGCAGCATCCTCGGCTGCCTTTTCCCAGCTGTCCTCACGTTCTGACATATAGTCCTTATACTCATCCGAATAGACCTCCAGTTCATGATCCAGCTTTATATAAAGTTCGGAATAGGCTTTCATATCAAAAGCGCTTCTGTTAAGCAGGATGAATCCGTTTATCGTGCCGTTGCCGAGTGAGGTGGTGCCTCTTTCAAAATGTACATACGCAGGTGAATACACAAGCCCCACAACAGTCACCTTACGCGGTTTGAAGCTTTCAAGAGTATCCTCCTCATTCTCACTGCTGACTGTAAGCACGTCACCGACCTTATAAGCTGTCTTACCGTCCATGACACATTCACTGTCATTTTCGGGCAGCCTGCCTTCCAGTATCTCAGGCACATTCACGCCTTCCGTCAGGGAATGGACCTTTATGACCACGTCTTTGCCGTTTCCGTCCCTGAACATCATATCCAGTGCGTAGGCACCATCTGCCGCACGAACATCCTCACGTTCACGCAGCGTTTCTACCTCGCTCTCCTCCCAGCCAAGGGTAGACACTATCCTGTAATCGAAAAGCTCATGGTCATCCATGAACCCGCCAAGTGTCCTCACCATCGCGGGAGTGGTTATCTTTACGCCCGAGAAAAAGCCAACTCCCAGCGCGATTATAGACATTATTGCCACGAATCGCCCGATAGTGCTTTTTATATCCCTGAGCGTGGAAACTCTCAGCTTAGACCTCATGTATATCACCACTCGATGTCTTCTACGTCAACTATCTCTGTGTTTATCCTCATACTCTCCACAGTACCGCTCTTAACGGTGATTATCCTGTCAGCCATAGCCGCAAGGGCGGAGTTATGGGTGATAACTACCACTGTCATACCCCTTTTGCGGCAGGTATCCTGCAGAAGCTTCAATACTGCCTTACCCGTGTTGTAGTCCAAAGCACCTGTAGGTTCATCGCAGAGCAGAAGTTTGGGATTTTTTGCCAGTGCCCTTGCAATAGCGACTCTCTGCTGTTCGCCGCCCGAAAGCTGTGCGGGAAAATTCTTCATTCTCTCCCCGAGACCTACCTGTTTCAGCACTTCTTCCGCATCGAGAGGCTCTTTGCATATCTGTGCTGCAAGTTCCACATTCTCCTTGGCGGTAAGGTTCTGCACCAGATTATAGAACTGGAAAACAAAACCGATATCATACCGTCTGTACGCAGTAAGCTCCTTTTTACCGAGAGTAGATATCTCCCTGCCATCCAGCTTCACGCTGCCCGAGGTCAGGGTATCCATACCGCCGAGGATATTGAGTATAGTGGTCTTGCCGGCACCCGATGCCCCGACTATGACACAGAACTCACCCTTCTCTATCTCGAAAGAAGCATCCTTTATGGCGTGTATCTCCACCTCGCCTGTCTTATAGGTCTTTTTTACATTTTTGAATTCAACAAAAGCACTCATCCATGATCCCCCTTACTGTAAAACTTTCACAAAAAACAACTATTGCTGATTATATCATATATTTCCGGAAAAGTAAAGATACGCATCCGGACGAAAACGTTTTATACACAAAACCACAGATCAAAATTTCCATTGTGGCAAAATAAAAAACTCCCCTGCATAAACAGGGGAGCAAAGTACATTATTCAAACTTGAGGCAGTCTTCCAGATTTAGCTCATACATATTGTTATAGGTAGGCTCAACTGCGGGCTGACCGATAAGTCTGTAGAACTCGTCAGAACCATACTTCTTGATGAAGTCAGTAGTATGACAGTTTACTGTCAGTTCTTCAAGAAGCTTCTTCATAACGGGACTGTCAGTGCCGTATGCTGCTTCCATAAATACGAACATATTCTTCAGACCTGTCATGGACTGGCTGGTAACGTTCTTGGCACCGTTAAGCAGATTGGTGAACGCATTCTGTATGATGATGGTACATCTCTGCTTGTTGTCACGGCCTTCGTTGGTACACTTGTCCATGTAAGCTTCCAGATTGTGGATTATCCAGTGCTGTATCTTCTTATTGGAAGGTGAGATGATACGCGCCTTTACAGCCATATCCAGATTCTTCCTTGTGGTCATGATATGCTCTGCGATTATCTGACGGCAGGAAAGACCTTCGTTGATCTTGATAAGGATATCCTCCAGCTTGGGGTGTATCTGTCTTATCATCTTCTCCATCTGGATAGTCGTTCTCATAGTATAAGTAACGCCGTCCATCAGCAGGTTCATCAGTGCCACAGCTTCTTCGATATCAGCCTTGCGTGCTCTGTCAACAGCTTCCTGAGTGATGTTGCCGTCCAGCAGATCATCGGGATCGTATACCTCACGCAGTTCATTGAATCTGCAATAGAATTCATAGAACATAGGAGCAACATCGTGATCCTGCAGATACTGACCTACCAGTTCAAGAGTAACAGCCATGCCTGCACTTTCGTACAGCTGGATCATCTCGGAGAGATCCTCCCATGCACGAGCGGTTATGATCTTGTAGTTGTGTCTGTCAGTAGCATCTATCTCGTAGAACAGAGTGGGGTGGAGTTCGAGGAAAGCTATTATGCTGGGGTGAACACCGCCGTAGTAAGCGTATTCCTTCCAGCAGAGGAATTCAGCATCGATCTCGACCTTCTTGAATCTGTCCCAAGTAACTATATCGAACTCATTAACAGATTTGTTGAACTGAGGGGGGTTACCTGCGGTAACTATTACCCATCCGGGAGGGATCTGGTGCAGACCGAAGATCTTGTACTGCAGGAACTGTAGCATGATAGGTGCAAGGGATTCGGATACGCAGTTGATCTCATCGAGGAACAGTATACCCTCACGGATATGAGTCTGCTCCATAGTATAGTAAATATTAGCAATGATCTCGGACATGGTATACTCTGATACCTTTACATCTGCACCGACAAAGTTTCTCTCAACGATGACCGGCAGACCCATCGCAGATTCTCTGGTCTGGTGAGCCATTGAGTAGGATATCAGGTTTACGCCCGTTTCCTGTGCTATCTGGTCCATGATAGCGGTCTTGCCGATACCGGGAGGTCCAAGCAGGAAGCAGGGTCTCTGATGCTCGATGCTTATCTTGTATTCACCAAACTCATCTTTTTCAAGATAAGCCTTGATAGAATCGAGCACTTGCTGTTTTGCGTCTTTTATGGTCATAAGCAAAAACTCCTTCTTGCACAGAATAGTCAAAAACTATCCCAAAAATTTTCACTTAACATTATACACTATATCCAAAACGCTGTCAATAGGAAAAATAAATTTCGGAAATGTGACTTATTTTGTTTAATTAAATATATGCAATTTGGCAATTCGGATATTACACCTATGATAACATCTGTGAAAAAACAACAATAGCGCCCTAAGACAGAAATCGCCGGAAGTTCACAGATGATATCCGTATCCTGCAGAAGCATAGGAAGTACCCCTTGATATTTTAAGATCTTTCATGTAAAGATATGAATAAATAAAAGGATCGGATCCGATTTATGTACGCAGAGTATAAATTCAGCACAATATTTTGTGTAATATTTTCCTAATTAACCGCTTGAAAAATAAACAAAATTATGTTAGAATAAACATATAACATAAGCTGACATAGCAAAACCTGACCAGAGGTCAGCGTGAGCTTTGATAAAAAACCGGAAGAACGGAGCAAGTGCAATGAAGATAAATCATAGTAAACCTACTGCTGATGATTTTGTCAAAAGCCTTGATAGAAGCATTCGCAAAAAAAGAATAACCTTGGTAACTCTGCTGGGCGTGCTTGCAGCTGTAGTGGTAGTTATAGCTTTAGTTGGCATGAGCATAAGCCGAAACAACAGGATAAATACTGCAAAGAACGCCATATCTCAGCTGGATATACAAAGTACATACAAAGAGCCCGAATTTCCCGAAAACGAGGACTGGGACGACGACGGGATAATGAATCAGCTTGAATCAGACTCTGAAACGAGCGTTCAGAATGCGGACACTGACGGTGACGGACTTTGTGACGGCGACGAGATAAAGCTGGGCACCGATCCTCTCAATCCCGACACTGACGGTGATGAGATGCTGGACGGCTACGAAGTAATAGCAGGAACGAGCCCGAGACTTGATCTGACGGACGGCAGCACCCCTGACAATACCCGTGTAATGGTAGTGGAAAAACGGCTGAACGGCTGTAAACTGCACC
Encoded proteins:
- a CDS encoding FtsX-like permease family protein, which produces MRSKLRVSTLRDIKSTIGRFVAIMSIIALGVGFFSGVKITTPAMVRTLGGFMDDHELFDYRIVSTLGWEESEVETLREREDVRAADGAYALDMMFRDGNGKDVVIKVHSLTEGVNVPEILEGRLPENDSECVMDGKTAYKVGDVLTVSSENEEDTLESFKPRKVTVVGLVYSPAYVHFERGTTSLGNGTINGFILLNRSAFDMKAYSELYIKLDHELEVYSDEYKDYMSEREDSWEKAAEDAAEERYDRIVSDAEDELAGGRKKLEDAREEGQQKLDDARAELDDAKSELDKAAKKLKDAKKEIADGEKEIADNEKKLSDAKSTLDSSERQLWNGKYQLDNAWNQLAASKAQIDTNEKKLKDGEAELAKAQAELDEGAAQITAGLAETEVQSAALNEQYAQFMAEYGEYLEMLDMLPPEQAEQIAAAKAQIDDGFAQIEAAKAELAAKQEEIAAGQAELDAQRAVLEESRKQLEAGKVQYSQGYAKYNASLAEYQRGKAKYDSGRAEYEDGVQKLEKGRKDLEKGRKEYKDGKAEYEEGLKEYEDGEAEYEDGVTSFDEEIAKAEQDIADGEKELRDLKKPDVFLLDRNTNIGYACFENDSSIVGKLAKVFPVFFILVAALVCMTTMSRMVEERRTQIGTLKALGYSERAIMSKFTLYAGSAAVLGWSLGYALGTYIFPQVIWMNYKLMYIELDVEYLFDWKLALLAGAVSLICSVGAAWLSCRYELNETAAELMRPKAPKAGKRVLLERIPFIWNKMKFLHKVSIRNIFRYKKRFFMMVVGISGCTALLLTGFGMSDSVGDFAVVQYEEIVTADASVTYSSDSSGDMPVELKEKLDNTGASYAELYTGSWDLVTKDAVKSISLVAPVDFAELEGSMNFNRPDGSSIDAPVGDEALVCVSIMNRYGVKDGDTITLRDENMRVMEFKVKAVFDNHVYNYVFVPYEAVERQLGEKVGLNEAYINFPENTDAYKAQTDISKLKSVKNVTLFEDVKKRMTDSMASLDYVVLLVIICAALLAFIVLYNLTNINITEREREIATIKVLGFFKKETSAYVLRENLFLTGLGIAVGLVLGNMLLHFVMSYLVVDMVCFKERILFKSYIYSIGLTVIFNLLVNLVMENKLEKINMAESLKSVE
- a CDS encoding ATP-binding protein, with protein sequence MTIKDAKQQVLDSIKAYLEKDEFGEYKISIEHQRPCFLLGPPGIGKTAIMDQIAQETGVNLISYSMAHQTRESAMGLPVIVERNFVGADVKVSEYTMSEIIANIYYTMEQTHIREGILFLDEINCVSESLAPIMLQFLQYKIFGLHQIPPGWVIVTAGNPPQFNKSVNEFDIVTWDRFKKVEIDAEFLCWKEYAYYGGVHPSIIAFLELHPTLFYEIDATDRHNYKIITARAWEDLSEMIQLYESAGMAVTLELVGQYLQDHDVAPMFYEFYCRFNELREVYDPDDLLDGNITQEAVDRARKADIEEAVALMNLLMDGVTYTMRTTIQMEKMIRQIHPKLEDILIKINEGLSCRQIIAEHIMTTRKNLDMAVKARIISPSNKKIQHWIIHNLEAYMDKCTNEGRDNKQRCTIIIQNAFTNLLNGAKNVTSQSMTGLKNMFVFMEAAYGTDSPVMKKLLEELTVNCHTTDFIKKYGSDEFYRLIGQPAVEPTYNNMYELNLEDCLKFE
- a CDS encoding ABC transporter ATP-binding protein — protein: MSAFVEFKNVKKTYKTGEVEIHAIKDASFEIEKGEFCVIVGASGAGKTTILNILGGMDTLTSGSVKLDGREISTLGKKELTAYRRYDIGFVFQFYNLVQNLTAKENVELAAQICKEPLDAEEVLKQVGLGERMKNFPAQLSGGEQQRVAIARALAKNPKLLLCDEPTGALDYNTGKAVLKLLQDTCRKRGMTVVVITHNSALAAMADRIITVKSGTVESMRINTEIVDVEDIEW